The region CAAGGGCACACTCCCAGTGATCCACATGTCCCAGCCAGGCTCCACCTGTCCCTAACAGTCCATTTGGCTATTCATTCGTCAATAGGTTGATGGGACTAGCTTTCTTACAATCTGTCACCTCTCAGGAATGACACCATTTGGGGACCAAGTTTTCAACACATGAGCTTTTGGGGTCGTTTAATAGCAGACTCATGACACATGCCTCCTCACGGGTCACGTATTTCACTGTGGGCAGAGGGGTGTTGAACTCGTATGTAACTGACCAGATGACCACACTTCTCTGGTCATGTCCTCTCCTGAAAAGCCAGTTATAACTGGGCATGGCAGTgctggcctttaatcccagcactggggaggcagaggcaggcagatttcttgagtttgaggccagcatggtctacagagcaagttttaggctagcagggctacacaaagaaaccttgtctccaaaaacaaaacacacacaacacacacacacacacacacacacacacacagagagagagagagagagagagagagagatcgcaaaatgtaaaaaagtaaaagaattggGACTTTGCCCAAAAGATAACTTTAAAACTTTGTTATTTAACCCTTCACCCTAAAATCAAGTTTATATTTCCTGCTGACTAAGCGTCAAAAAATCTCAACACTTCTGGAAAaacaaggcaaacaaacaaaaaaaaaaaccccaaaaaccaaaaaaacaggaACAGCTGACCTACAGAGATAAAACTCATTTTCccaaagacaaggaaggacattaaaaacaaatgaaacaagcAGCATGGGGCCAGAATGTTTGTGAGTCTGAGTTTTACTAGGTCAGTGCTCCTCTCTCATCTCTAAACTTAAACAAtgtacctgttttttttttttttttaatccttttagaaaaagaaagatttcCTTTACAAAAAGAAAGTCTTCAATTCAGGTCAAGTAGGAGCATATACTTAATCTTAATCTTCTTGTAGCTTtagaccttgctgtaaattacTTTTCTTTGAGTAATGTAACAAAGTTGCAATTTCATGATCCGCTGTGAAGGCAGAAAAGCACAGCTCTCTGTTGAGCTCCTGCACATCTTGAACATGGACTGACCGCCCTTCTCCCACCTCTCACAGTGGCCAGCGCTCAATCTGAAGTATGCACCATTCCTTCTTATTTTACCAAGCGTGCTAACTTTGCTTCTCTCTAGCTGGtcttgaaattcttttccactgtgCAGTCAAGGGTTCAACTTTACTTGAACCACATCCCTCTGGTGAGATCCCTCAGGCTATGGGAAAGCAGTGCTGACCTACATCTCACCAAGGCAATTGTCAcaaagagaaaggggggggggggaagggagagaaagaagtggTATCTGAACTCCAGTTGCTCGCTAGCCaatatctgaaaaaaaatgaacattccTCCTTGCTTTTTAGTTTTAGGCCTATCCTCTTCCTCACTTATATCTGGTACTTCTCAATGCCCAAGAATTCCAAACCTGATTTGAAAGTTATCCTCCATTTTTCATGCTCTTAGCTAAAAATAAGTCTTACTTTCTGCTCAGTTGATGCTTGGTTCCAGAATCCTGAGAAGGAAAAATGGACCCAAGCTGGAGCAAAAGGCAGTAACACCTAAAAGAACAATCCGTTGAATTGGTGCATTTTATAAACGTCAGACTAACTGAGTCataagcatttcttttctcttttttctttgtttgcacatgtgtatgcatgttcacatATGTGTGGGCATATTTGTGTTACCAAACTTGGAGGTAACAGTCTGTGCTTCAAAAATTCAAGTTTGgctttgaaggggcttgagaccccatatgaacaacaatgccaaccaaccagagcttccagggactaagccgctacccaaagactatacatggactgaccctggactccaactgcataggtagcaatgaatagcttagtaagagcaccagtagaaggggaagccctgggtcctgccaagactgaacccccagtgaacatgattgttggggggagggcagtaatggggggaggatgggtaggggaacaaccttagagaaggggaggggtaggggttagggggatgttggccgggaaactgggaaggggaataacaatcgaaatgtaaataagaaatattcaagttaataaagatgaaaaaaagatttaaaaaaattcaagtttGGCCACCCATCCTTGAGATGCCAATTAATAGTAaaaactaggggctggagaggtggctcagcggttaagagcactgactgctcttccagaggtcctgagttcaattcccagcaaccacatggtggctcacaaccatctgtaatgagatctgatgccctcttctgatgtgtctgaaggcagctacaatgtactcatatacataaataaataaatctttaaaaaatagtaaaaattagCCAATTTAATAGTAATTGCCAAATTAATAGTAAAAATCTGAAAAGGGAGATATAGTCAATGCCACCACATTGAGAGGAGGGACAAAGAGATCCAGTGACTTCCCTTAAGGCCAGTCTTTGAGTCCCAAGATGAGATTTTAAGTTCAGAGGTCCAAGAACATGTGCATCTAAAGAGCTGGGATCAAGGTGTGGTCTGGCCACCATTCACTTAGCCATCACTGTCTGGGCTCCAGTCTCAGGCTATAAAGTCTGACAAGCTAGAACTGTGGAAGCTCTTTTTCCATTTCCCACTCTGGTTGGTGCCCTCTCTTTTTTCCAGCATGGGATCCCTGGGGAAATCCTCTAGTGTTTCAACTGTCTGATAGATTTAGATTTAGAAAGAGACAGCTCTTTAAAATATTCTCATTTCTGCCAGGATAAATGTTatgagttcgtgtgtgtgtgtgtgtgtgtgtgtgtgtgtgtgtgtgtgtgtgtgacagaggtcAATCTTCCTCCATCACGCTCCGGTGACCTTACTTACTGAGGCATCTCTCACATGGTTTGATGATCCAGTGCATCTAGCTAGTCAACGTCCTCTGGgaatctcctgtctcttccttctaaGAGCTAGGGTCACAGGTGAGCTTAAGTCACTCGGAACttaagtgggtgctggggatctgaactcaggtactcatttctgcacagcaagcattttccctaatgagccatctcccagcccagcATTTCTTACGTTTTCTAGAAACAAGCCCCTCAAAGTATGAACCCTGCCTGGTACGGTGGCATaggcctttcatctcagcacagggcaggaggcagaggcaagtagatctctgtgagtttcagtccagcctcatctacatatcaagttccaggccagccaagcctACTCTCTCCAAAAATAAAGCAAGACTAAACAGAACTAAACACCTTTAGAGATcaataaccatgctataatcgaCTTGGCCTAGAATTTATACCATAGCTTTTcctcctttgtttgttttgtggggttgtttttatttttgtttttttgttttgagacaggatttcttagtgtagccttggctgtcctagaactgtgtagaccaagaactcacagaggtcttatagcctctgcctcctgagtactgggtttaaaggcaagtgcctgaccttttttttttcccttgggggtgggggagtcctctttcttttttttaactttttttttctttttttcttttttcggagctggggaccgaacccagggccttgcacttgctaggcaagcgctctactactgagctaaatccccaacccggagtCCTCTTTCTTAAGCCTTCGTATTCAAGTCAGGAGTAGCCCACTAAATCTCTCCAGTCCGCAGATGGAAAATTGTGTGATTTCTTCTGTCACCATAGTCACACGAGCCAATTCATACATTCACTGTAATTGTAAAACTTTCTCGAAATGTAGTTTATTGTCTTTCTGTGAACTCTGACCAATACAAATTATAATCACGAAAACCTACAAGCCAAGTATCAGACTGACTTGACTTCAACTAAAATACTCATTAATTAgtgattaaataaaaatggtagaAGCATCTTTGCCATTCTCATAAAGTCATGGGTAAATATCAAAAGCACTACACTTTTGGGGGTTAGCTTTATCACGATTGTGGCATTGCTTACATCGTTTATTCATTTGCCAGTGAGTTGAGCATACAAAGCTTGTAAATTTCGTGAGTTATATTTCAATAGAGATAATTTTGTGGTATCAGGAGTTGAATTTAAAAGTGGTTAAAAATGTTTGGAATCAACTAGAACAGAAGACATATTCAAAGACTAAAACATGGTGATGGGAAATGAAAACTCAGTatactgtctggttttgtgtgtcaagttgacacaagctggagccatcacagagaaaggagcctcccttgaggaaatgcctccatgagacccagctataaggcatttttcttaattagtgatcaagggtggtaGTTGTGGgtagtgctgtccctgggctggtcgtcctgggttctataagacaacaagctgagcaagccaagggaagcaagccagtaagtaacatccccccatggcctctgctccagctcctgcttcctgccctgtgtgagttccagtcctgacttcctttggtgacaaacagcaatgtggaatgtaagctgaataaacccttcctccccaactaGTTTCTTGGTGGTGATGTTTTgtgaaggaatagaaaccctgactaagacagtcagATAATGGAGAGGTAATGACAGCATGAATGTCATTTCAAAACCTAAGGAATCAGTTTTCCCCAGGTTGATCTGTAGGCTCACTATGCTTAGTGTAAGGTACAGtagttgagggctggagagatggctcagaggttaagagcactgtctggggggttgggaatttagctcagtggtagagcacttgcgtagcaagcgcaaggccctgggttcggtccccagctccgaaaaaaagaaaaggaaaaaaaaaaaaaaaaaaagcactgtctgttcttcctgagggcctgagttcaattcccagcaaccacatggtggttcatgaccATTTGTaatcagatctggtgccctcttctggcctggaggcacatatgcaggcagaaggctgtattaaataaatattaaaaaaaaaaaaaaaaggtacagtaATTAAGATGATATGACATTAGCCCTAAGGTAAACAGCTCAGTGGAGCAGAATGGAGCAGTCAAAGGGGCTCACTTACATGCTCTGATTATTATtgtccttttgtttctgtttggcgcgcgtgtgtgtgtgtgtgtgtgtgtgtgtgtgtgtgaaagagagagagagagagagagagagagagagagagagagagagagagaatcaaaccCAGAACATGGTAAGTGTGTGGTTTAACAAATAGCTAGTCCGTGGACAAGGAAAACACTTTAAACAAATTATGTTGGAATAACAGATCCATAAGGGAAAATGAAAAAGATCTCAGTGATTTCCAGGAGCCCCAGGGGCGCATGAGAGCATTGGCTGTGAGATATTCTTAGAGCAAACAAAGAGGCAGTCAGATCCTGGATCGCAGTTATGTTGGGGCCCAACTCAGAGAAAACATGATTCTGAGTATCAGTCACCACCGGCCTTTGTTGCAGAGGACTCAGAGACTGCATGACTACAAGTATACTTTGGACTTCTAATCAACCACGAGGTGTAGACCCTTCCCCTTCTGAAACCTGAGAAAGGATTCACACTCGGCCACATGAACCTGAACACTCCTTAGAGCACCCCATcatgtggctgtgtgtgtttaAACTGCGGGGCTGGCATGAAGCTAGTCTGTTCAGTTGCTTAGCTGACAATCCTTTACTTAGGGCGCCAGGGGAAGGACCAAGCAAGACCTGCCAATTTTGTGTGAAACAAGACCCTTCAGTTTGCAATCACAAATTCAAGAGACTAGGGAAAGTTACAAAGGTTTTGTTTTACAATTCTGTAGACACTGATATCAGCCTACCATAATGATTGGCATGAAACagtgatttttgaaaaaaaaaatgccctgcCCTTTTTCCATAGGCTGGGACTCCAAAGAGCTTCACAACCTTTGCTCCCACCCTCCCTTAAACTCCCCAATCTATTGGTCCAGAATACAAAGCCTTATCTGTTGTATATCCTGGGTCTTAGGATTCCTTCCTTTTCCCATCATGGGTTCATCACAAGGCAGATTGTCTGTAACTTTTCAACTCTAGGATAAACTGAGATTGCCTAGACAGGCAGGCAGCTAAGGGAAGACGGGTGTGGACCGGGAGGGTGGTGGTAGAGGGTAGGTATTGACCTGTAATTGAGCGCTAAACCATCTCAAAGTGAAAATGGaacatgatgtatgtatgtatgcacgtacgtattatgcatgcatgcatgtatgtatatatgtatgtatacatgcatgcatttaaTAGAAGTTCGAGAGGGTCAAAGCTCAAGGTATAGAGGCATGGCAGTATGTAACATGATTTATTTCTTGCAAAATAGAGGGTCAACTTGCCCTGGCCTCCAGCAGCTTGgtttaaaggaaaacaataaaCATTAAAAGGTGTGCATACAATAAAGGCTTGTAATTAACAGCACTTTAATAATATCTTAACGGTGATTAACCGAGTACCCGGGGTCAAATGGGCCATTTTAACACCTCTGGAAAAATGGCTTAGTTACTTTAGCCTAAGGGTAAGTCAGGAAAAGCGGCTGCAGTAAAGTCTGCCCAGGAACACAAATGGGTCAGTGACCATAATGCCTAGCACAGCCATGCGCGCCACCAGGAAGAACGGAGCTTGTCGGTGAAGTGAGGTGGAAgcggaaaaaataaaattaaaaaacaaacaaacaaggcagcCGGAAGGCCTGCTTAGAGCATCCGGGTGAGAGGCGGGAGATCAGGGCGGCTCCCGAAGCGGTGCTTTACCTAAACCGCTGGAGTGCACGGAACTCGCCTCCCAGCGGTGAGTTTTATGATGGTGACGCTCGCCCGGGGTGGGCCCGCCCGCACGGGGGCGCCGGAGCACCGCCCTAAGGCCTTCCCTCTGTCCGCCGGAAGCGCTCTCCTGACCCTGCGCGCCGCGGGAAGATGGCGCTTGAAGCTGGCGATATGGAAGAGGGACAGCTTTCCGACTCGGATTCCGACATGACGGTCGTCCCCAGCGATAGGCCTCTGCAAATGGCGGTGAGCGAGAGGGCGCGCGGGAGACGGGGGATGGGCGCCGGGGGAGCGCGGCCGGGAGTGAGAGGCGCGGGCAGCCTCGAGATGCACCGAGTGGGAGGCTGAGGGGCCCAGCCGGCAACTGGGCCGGGCGGAAGGCCTCACGGTATCCCGGAACAGGCGAGCATCCCTCTCTGGCGGGTCCTACTTATCCAAATTTCCCGGCTCCTGCACTGCTGCCTCCCCATCCCTCGGAAACAGATTTTTGTCCAAAGGTAGAACGTGGGGACGGAGACGGGAAACTGCTTATTTTTGCCTTAGTGGATAAGGAGCTCATGGCGTACTCGGGGCCGGGTCTTTGGTGCTTCCCTCACCTTCGAGCTTAGTGAGCTTTCACCTGCAGCGTGGAGACACCAGGCTTTGTTTCAGCTGTCCGGGGTTGCAGTCGGCATctctctgtgtaacccaggcCGCCCTGGCACTTGAGCTGAGGTCCTGTCTTTTCATCCTCCAGCAGTGTTGGGAGATCACAGACGTACAGCACCGGAACACTAGACAGCTAGCTTCCTAATTTTCTGAGACTTTGTCGAGGTTCCTGTTACTCCCCCAGAAGGCTTTCCTGCCAGTCCACCTGCACTTAAACCTAGGCACCGTCGCTGTCTGCAAAACTATTTAACTGCCATGTTTGGGTGTTCAGGTGGAGCTGGCATGGCGCCTCTGAGGGGCCGTAGGGATATGATGCATGCACAATACTTAATGCACACTGTAAGGCCTGGCCAGTGTTGGCAATTATTAGTGGAGGAAATTCTCTAATGCTTGGTTATCTGTTTAGTATAAAAAGCAAAGACTGAGGACAAAGTTACAGTTAGAAGAAATAAGTTCAGGTGCTTTGTTGCATAGTAGGGTGACTAGTTAACAATATAGTGAACATTTCAAAATAACCGAAAGAAGGCCAGGGGTGTAGCTCAATTGTTAGAGTGCTTGGCTAGCATGcaggaggccctgagttcaatccccagtacccagAAGCCACGTGTAATGCACATCTgtattccccccccccaaaaaagaggaTTTTGACTCTTCTTTTCCATAAAGAAATGATACAAGTTTAAAGCAGATATTCTAACAGCCCTGGTTTGGTCATtatgaaatatatacatgtattgaGACCTATTCTACCTTGTAAATTTGGGTAGTTACTATGTGGCAATTTTTTAAGCCATTACCTCCACATGTAGATGTCTTGGAAAATTAATATTACGTTCTGATTTTTAAGTCCCTTACATTTTCTTACATTAATAATTTGGTTACATAATGCTGTGAAAATCTGAATTTTCAGGGTTGGTTGTTTTGAGGTGAGGTCTCTTCTTGGCCCACCGTGTCCtcaagatccccctgcctcagcctcatgagCTCTGATTACAGGTATGCACACCTGGTGAAACCTGCAGTTAAAATTAATGCCTGGGATTCTTCCCAGTAGGAACTTACCATcagattttacttatttacttatattttgtaatagagacaggaaggggtgtgcaccatatagccttggctgtggctctggctggtcttgaactcaataGAGattttgcctgcctctgcttccctagagTGCTGAGATTTAAGGATGTGTTCACCAAACCCTGCTATACCATCAGATTTTAAAGGAGTAGCCACAAAACCATATAAAAGAAGTTGATATAGCCAACTAGAAAATATTTGTGGAGAGAAAGATaacagagttttgttttgttttttagtattcctgtatgtaagtacactgtctctgtcttcagacacaccagaagagggcatcggatcccattacagatggttgtgagccaccatgtggttgttgggaattgaactcagaacctctggaagagcagtcagtgctcttaactgctgactcatgtctccccccgcccccaaccaAGTCTGTCTTAACTGCCAGTCACAGTTACTGTGTGTGTCATTCGCATGCATTCTTGTCTTTGACAATGAGAAGTAAAAGCGTTAGTAAGTTTTAGAGGGTGATCTTTCACAACCCGAGTTAATTTTCTTTAGCTGTCTTTGGATCGTCATTGTTTTGGATACTCCAGGTGAATCTCTACTATACAcattctccctcctcttttctccttaaCAAGGTCTTGTTGTGCAGCTTAGGCAGGGGCCTGAACCCATTGTATGACCTAAGTtgtcttgatcctcctgccttagcctctgcGTCACTGAGATCACCGGCATGCGCAATACCCACGTCATTGTGAGAACTAGTCGGTGGTAGGTGGAATTAATGTCTTGTGGAACTGATTGTCATGTCTTTCACTTGCAGAAAGTACTAGGTGGGGGCGGTGCTGCATGCGCACCAGTGTCAAACTATCGGACTGTTAAACATGTGGACTCCAGTGAGGAGAGTCTGGATTCCGATGACGATTGCTCTCTTTGGAAACGTAAGCGGCAGAAATGTCACAGTCCTCCTCCCAAGCCAGAGCCTTTCCCATTTGGACAGAGCGGTCAGAAACCAGCTCTCAACGGTGGGAAGAAGGTGAACAACATCTGGGGTGCTGTGCTACAGGAACAGAACCAAGATGCTGTGGCCACTGAGCTCGGCATCTTGGGAATGGAAGGCACCATCGACAGAAGCAGGCAGTCTGAGACCTATAATTATTTGCTTGCTAAGAAACTTGCTAAGAAGGAATCTCAAGAGTATACAAAAGAATTAGACAAAGATCTGGATGAGTATATGCATGGCGACAAAAAACCTGGgtcaaaggaagaggagaatgggcAAGGTCATCTCAAACGGAAACGGCCTGTCCGAGACAGACTGGGTAACAGAGTAGAAATGAACTACAAAGGCCGCTACGACATCACAGAGGAGGATTCTCCCGAGAAAGTGGCTGATGAGATTGCCTTCAGGTGAGCACTGCGCATACATCTGACACTGATGTACTCTTTCCTGAGATTTTGTttgttgacacagggtctctgtATTTCCAGCTGTCCTGGAGCCTGCTAGGCAAGGCTGGCCTTAcactctcagagatccactgcctctgactcccagagCTGAAACTGAAGATGAGTGCACACCTGCCTGGGGATTTTGGGTTGTTTGTTGATTGATTGGTTTGTTCTTCCTTAATGGAATTAACCTGGCTAGCGTCTTCATCATGGATCTTCTACAATGTAAGGTCAACTTACATTGAaggaaccactgagctaaatatgtagaccagactggcctcaagctcacaagatctgcttgcctctgcttctcaaatgctggaatcaaaggtgtgcacccctCAGTATGCCTGCCTACTTTTTTCATTTACGTGAGGAGTGTTGCTTCTTATGTGATTTGGGGGTTTGGAAAGGtttccatagcccaggctggcttcaaatgtACTATGTAACAAggcagatctttttttttttttaagatttatttatttattatatatgagtacactgtagctgtcttcagatacaccagaagagggcatttgatctctttacaggtggttgtgagccaccatgtggttgctgggaattgaactcaggacctctggaagaccaatcagtgctcttaatcactgagccatctctccaacccaacaAGGCAGatcttgaactctggtccttccACTTCTGCCTTCCAAGAGCTGGGTTCGCAAGCATGCACCACCGTCCTGACTGTTTTATTGCATGTGTGTACAGTTGTGTATCTCCAGACTGGATGGACAATCTACGCTTATTTATTATGAATACCGCTATTAATGAACCTTCGCTTGCAAGTCCTtgatcatttattttcatttcttttgggtaAATAGAAGTTTTTGGCAGCACTGAACTGACAGCTCATGCGTTTTTCACAGGGTCAGACTCTAATGGAGCTTTATTAGCTCTACGTCACTAGTTACGTATTTATTAGCTCTACATCACTAGTTACATATTTGAAAGTTGGTGTTGGTGTTAGGGAGGCAAGTGCTTACTTTTCAGGCAACACCAGTACTGAtctattttgggttttgtttttaatagtcaaGATGACTTGGCTGGAAAATGGTTTGttagctaagagcactggctggtctcttagaggatccaggtttgattctcagcacccacatggtagcccacagccatctctaactccagtcatCCTAGGCAATCCAGCCTGCTCTTtcggcctctgcaggcactgcttTGCATGAGGCGCACTGCATAcgcgcaggcaaaacactcatacatgtacaataaaagtctttctctgtttctgttagCTCCCtcgtattttgtttttgttttgttttgttttctctgttttcgatttttgagtcagggtttctctgtgtagccctggctgtcctgggacccTATCtgtggactaggctggcctcaaactcaaagattaaaggcatgtgccattacCACCCGgcaataaaatcttaaaaagggTTAAAATCAGGTCTGGGTTTCAGGTCTAAAGTCTTCTTTAGAGAAAAGGACCTTCAGGCCAGTGGTTACCTGCCTTGCACAAGGTCGCTCTTCCTGGTCTGATTTTTCCCACAGTATTACAGCGCCTCCTTTGGGTGAGGAGAACCCAAAGTTCTGGACCTGACTAGAAACGGAAGAGGCCTCTGCACTGATGGTTTCTGTTTGTCGGTcgattgttgttgttgctgctgttttgggttttattttaagATGGGATTTCaatgtatagcccaggctatcctagaactcgctctgtagagcaggctgaccttgaactcaacaaaacctgcctgcttcttcctgggtgctaggattgaaggtatGGGCTACCATGCTTGGTGGTCCCTATATTTTTAATCTCTAAagagtaaaatgaaaataatacgTGTTTAACATTTGAAAGAATTGACATTTGTAGATTAGGTGGGGCCATTAGAATTGGACTATTTCAGGAAACCATTTGTAATATTGGAACGTTGCTCGTTAAGCATAAATGAACAcgctgtgtgtgtgactgttttgGCAGAAGTACTGGAGGTCACCGTCCTCACAGTTACAGCACGGTCTATTCACCTTGCTTTGCATGTTTGTTTATTCTCACAGTTGCCATAATCCAGCAAGGCAGACGAAGAGCCTTACTTTAAGAGTTAATGTGAAACTTGAGGTTAACGTGCCACTGTGTGACTGGGAATGAGGTTGTTACCATGGCAGCGATTCCACAGTCGATGGATGGAGAGTTAGGAAAGAGATGTTGTCAGTAAAACTTGGGTTCCAGCTGAGAGCGACACTGGAGATTAAAGTAGATTTCAGCGCAGTAACCGTGCTTCGTGTTCTCATTAGGTTACAGGAACCGAAGAAGGACCTGATAGCCCGAGTAGTGACGATACTTgggaacaaaaaggccattgaaCTTCTGATGGAGACGGCTGAGGTTGAGCAAAATGGTGGCCTTTTCATAATGGTGAGCCTGCTCTACTGTTTCTGCTTTTCTGTTAtaatctggcttttttttttttttttttttaagcaaaatgAACATGAACTTGCTTCTCTGTGCTCCGTGCCATCTACCAccccaaaatacacacacacacacacacacacacacacacacacacacacacgaacactgCCCTTTTGATGACAGGGTTCATTCACTGTGTGCACAGCTCCAGCTGTCCACAGACTTGGGACACCATCAGTACTGGGATTGCAGCCATGAGTCTTTACGCCTCTTGCAGGTAAAATTTTTAAGACAACTAtctggaaggaattaaaaactcAAGTTTGAAGGGTTTCATTTTGGAGCACAACTCCCTGTGATTTAGCTAAACTATGTGGTTCCCTGTGTTCAGTCTCTTCATGTGCTGTAAGAGTTAGATGAGGTGCCCCACATGAGGTGGTAGCTCAGTGctggttcgaggccagcctggttcacagagtaggaccctgtcttgaaaacaaaacacttgTTAAATTATAAAACCCAGGtaggggctggcgagatggctgccctgccagaggtcctgagttccttcAAACACCAGTAACCACATGGCTCGCatcatctgtgatgggatcagGTGCCCTTTTATGATGTACatgaagacagatacagatacataaaaataaataaataaatcttaaacagtTAAAACCCAAACAGAGCTGAATGTAATGGGCTGtccttgtaatctcagcattcaggaagccAAGGCAAAATGATTGCTAAGgatttcaggacagcctgggcaaaACCCTGCCGCAAAAATAAGTCAATAAATTGCCAATAGATACACAGTATACCCATGGGTATTAAAAGTTCAAGGGAGggctaagagatggctcagtggttaagagccccgactgctcttccagaggtcctgagttcaattcccagcaaccacatggtggctcacaaccatctgtaatgagatctggtgccctcttctgacctgctggtgtacatgcaggcagaacattgtatacataatatttaaataaatctctttaaaaaaaaataaaagttcaagGGTAATgggtaggaaggaaagaaagctgaaAAGGCCCCAGAGTGGGATAGCACTAATGGGGAGAGGTGGCA is a window of Rattus norvegicus strain BN/NHsdMcwi chromosome 18, GRCr8, whole genome shotgun sequence DNA encoding:
- the Phax gene encoding phosphorylated adapter RNA export protein, with protein sequence MALEAGDMEEGQLSDSDSDMTVVPSDRPLQMAKVLGGGGAACAPVSNYRTVKHVDSSEESLDSDDDCSLWKRKRQKCHSPPPKPEPFPFGQSGQKPALNGGKKVNNIWGAVLQEQNQDAVATELGILGMEGTIDRSRQSETYNYLLAKKLAKKESQEYTKELDKDLDEYMHGDKKPGSKEEENGQGHLKRKRPVRDRLGNRVEMNYKGRYDITEEDSPEKVADEIAFRLQEPKKDLIARVVTILGNKKAIELLMETAEVEQNGGLFIMNGSRRRTPGGVFLNLLKNTPSISEEQIKDIFYIENQKEYENKKAARKRRTQLLGKKMKEAIKSLNFQEDDDTSRETFASDTNEALASLDEAQEGPGETKLDAEDAIEVDHPQDLDIF